The DNA sequence AGGTCTGAAGGAAGGTTCTATTGTGGCGACCGTTGCACCCGATAGAGGCGACAAGTATTTGAGCACTCCCGCGTATAGGGGATGAAATAATTAGGTTGCACTAAAATATGCGTTTCACTTGCACGGGGAATATATATTTGTTATATTGAGTGCAGTATGCATGTATATACAATTCATGCCTTTCGGTCAATTGAAATTAATTTTTCTACAAGGGGGTCTTATGGTAAATGGAGAGAATCAAAATGAGAGACGTAATCGTGACCGGCTTTGCCTTGTTTGCCATGTTTTTTGGGGCGGGTAACCTCATCTTTCCGCCGTATCTCGGGTCTTTATACGGGACAAAGTGGATGATTGCGATGTTGGGCTTCTGCATCACTGGCATAGGTCTTCCCTTATTGGGAGTCATGGTCATGTCGCAATACGATGGTTCCTTCGAAAAGTTTGCGGGCAAAGGCGGCAAGATGTTTAGTCTCTTGCTGGGAAGCTTGGTGGTCCTCTGCATCGGCCCGCTTCTTGCCATTCCACGTACCGGCGCGACTACCTTTGAGATCGCCATAAAACCATTTTTCCCCGGCATAAATCCCTATATTCCGATCATTGGTTATTTTGCATTGACGTTTTATTTCTCCATGAGGCAGTCCTCGGTTATAGATGTAATAGGAAAGATACTGACACCTGGCCTGCTCATTTTATTGCTTTTCATCATAATTGCAGGAGTTCTTCACCCCATAAGCGCACCTTTGTCTCCTAAAGTTTTGAATAACCCGTTCACCTCTTGTTTCGTCGAAGGATACCAAACTATGGACGCCCTGGCAGCTGTCATATTTGCGGGAATCATAGTACAAAGCATAAAGGCAAAAGGCTATGGCGTCGGTTCATCCACCAAGATCACTATCTTATCGGGCATGATAGCAGCTTTGGGACTTTTAGTAGTATATGGCGGATTGATGTACCTTGGAGCGACTGTGTCCTTTATGCCCAAGGATGTATCCAGGACTACCTTACTTATCACGATAGTGGCTGAAATTGCGGGCGATTTTGGGCTGGTGGCTTTGGGCATAGTTGTAGCTCTTGCCTGCTTGACGACGGCCGTGGGGTTGACTGCTGCAACTGGCGAGTTTTTCAGCAAGCTGTCGGGAAATAGGGTAACCTACCTTCAGGTGGTAATCATGTCTACAATTTTTAGTGCTTTATTTGCCGGCATAGGAGTAGACGGGATAATAAAGTTCGCTGTGCCAATTCTAGTGGTTGTATATCCCATCGTCATAGTATTGTTGTTCATGAACCTGCTTTCTCCAGTGTTTAACGACTCCTGCAGATATGCCTATATCGCTGCCCTGGCTGGCACCTTGCTGGTAAGCCTGCATGACGGCCTTTCTGCGATAGGCGTTAACTTCTCCTTCTGGGAAGACATGATTTCCCTGATACCTCTTGTGGGTGATGGATTCGGTTGGTTGGTATCCGCTACGTTAGGATTTTCGATAGGCTTGATCATAGACAGGATTGTCTTGGCCATAAAAGGTTCCGAAAGCTGTGCCTAAAATGCCGAAAAATTGAATAGCCACTCACAAACAAACTCCCAAGGATAGAATCTTTGGGGGTTTGTTTGTGAGTGGAGATAAGTATCTCTAAAGTAAGGAGTGAGTTTTTTGGCTGAAAGGGAGCAGTTGGCAACAAGGTTGGGTTTCATCCTCGTGTCTGCTGGTTGTGCGGTTGGCTTGGGTAACGTATGGAGGTTTCCCTACATTACGGGTCGTTACGGCGGGGCGATATTCGTG is a window from the Acetomicrobium flavidum genome containing:
- the brnQ gene encoding branched-chain amino acid transport system II carrier protein → MERIKMRDVIVTGFALFAMFFGAGNLIFPPYLGSLYGTKWMIAMLGFCITGIGLPLLGVMVMSQYDGSFEKFAGKGGKMFSLLLGSLVVLCIGPLLAIPRTGATTFEIAIKPFFPGINPYIPIIGYFALTFYFSMRQSSVIDVIGKILTPGLLILLLFIIIAGVLHPISAPLSPKVLNNPFTSCFVEGYQTMDALAAVIFAGIIVQSIKAKGYGVGSSTKITILSGMIAALGLLVVYGGLMYLGATVSFMPKDVSRTTLLITIVAEIAGDFGLVALGIVVALACLTTAVGLTAATGEFFSKLSGNRVTYLQVVIMSTIFSALFAGIGVDGIIKFAVPILVVVYPIVIVLLFMNLLSPVFNDSCRYAYIAALAGTLLVSLHDGLSAIGVNFSFWEDMISLIPLVGDGFGWLVSATLGFSIGLIIDRIVLAIKGSESCA